The following are from one region of the Ktedonobacteraceae bacterium genome:
- a CDS encoding methylenetetrahydrofolate reductase C-terminal domain-containing protein encodes MSPEQSSKHIEDEQIAASQSPVPVKPAPTPSGKGRPLRVLASAVGKEAVSEVGQVGNVVGRALLQCEKLTKEALFGCHMCGQCILQQTALICPMRCPKGMRNGPCGGPSLDGRCEVYPERPCIWVEIYQRSQHLGLTGRMEKLQWPVDWSLQGTSAYGNVLNGKWFTPKWSEVLDRPKPALKAGTKLEHALNAGRFVITAELGPPRSANADLIRKKAELLRGKVAAVNVTDNALGIARLSSLVGCVILQEMGIEPILQMSCRDRNRIALQSELISAAALDINNVLLLTGDHQRYGDDPGAMGVFDLDSTSLLALARRMRDNGELLSGQKIDDPPSLFLGAAANPEGEPLDLQVLRLQKKVAAGADFIQTQAVFDIDYFKQWMARVRSPGLHQATRILVGILLLQSAERANFLREHVPGMRVSQAIVDRLANASDPKAEGKQMARELIQSLAEIEGVAGIHVMTIAWEEAIPEVIEPFDAYVNNVS; translated from the coding sequence ATGAGTCCAGAGCAGAGCAGCAAACACATAGAGGATGAGCAGATAGCAGCTTCACAAAGTCCTGTTCCAGTTAAGCCTGCACCAACTCCGTCAGGAAAGGGACGACCGTTAAGAGTACTGGCAAGCGCGGTTGGAAAAGAGGCGGTTAGCGAGGTTGGACAGGTGGGGAATGTAGTGGGACGGGCATTGCTCCAGTGCGAGAAGCTGACAAAGGAAGCGCTTTTCGGCTGTCATATGTGCGGCCAGTGTATTTTGCAGCAAACAGCCCTGATCTGCCCCATGCGCTGCCCAAAGGGAATGCGCAATGGGCCGTGCGGGGGTCCGTCCCTTGATGGCCGCTGTGAAGTCTATCCTGAGCGGCCCTGTATCTGGGTTGAAATCTACCAGCGTTCGCAGCATCTGGGCCTGACCGGTCGCATGGAGAAGCTGCAATGGCCGGTCGATTGGTCATTGCAGGGTACCTCGGCCTATGGCAATGTCCTCAACGGAAAATGGTTCACACCCAAATGGTCTGAAGTCTTAGACCGTCCAAAGCCCGCGTTGAAGGCCGGTACGAAGTTGGAACATGCGCTGAACGCGGGGCGGTTCGTGATAACAGCCGAGTTAGGGCCGCCGCGTTCCGCCAATGCTGATCTTATACGTAAGAAGGCCGAGTTGCTGCGTGGGAAAGTCGCGGCGGTGAATGTCACCGATAACGCGCTGGGTATCGCGCGGTTGTCCAGCCTGGTTGGATGCGTGATCCTGCAAGAGATGGGAATAGAGCCGATTTTACAGATGAGCTGCCGTGATCGTAACCGTATTGCGTTGCAAAGCGAGCTTATCAGTGCGGCGGCGCTGGACATCAACAATGTACTGCTTTTGACGGGAGATCACCAGCGTTACGGCGACGACCCGGGGGCGATGGGTGTGTTTGACCTGGATAGCACTTCGCTACTGGCGCTGGCTCGTCGTATGCGCGACAATGGTGAATTGCTATCCGGCCAGAAGATAGATGACCCGCCGAGTCTTTTCCTGGGAGCGGCAGCCAACCCGGAGGGCGAACCGCTCGACCTGCAGGTCTTGCGCCTGCAAAAAAAGGTGGCGGCAGGCGCCGATTTTATTCAGACGCAGGCCGTCTTTGACATCGACTACTTCAAACAATGGATGGCCAGGGTGCGCTCGCCTGGCCTGCATCAAGCAACCAGAATCCTGGTTGGCATCCTCTTGTTACAATCGGCGGAGCGGGCCAATTTCTTGCGGGAGCATGTGCCGGGAATGCGTGTTTCCCAGGCAATAGTCGACCGCCTGGCAAACGCGTCTGACCCGAAGGCAGAGGGCAAGCAAATGGCGCGGGAACTCATTCAATCGCTGGCCGAGATCGAAGGCGTCGCCGGCATTCACGTGATGACAATTGCCTGGGAGGAGGCCATTCCAGAGGTGATTGAGCCGTTCGATGCGTATGTCAATAATGTTTCCTGA
- a CDS encoding class I SAM-dependent methyltransferase: MLIELKPMKRKNDEQVAAVLSALGKVAADYHQNPAYQQLLRNAHVSFDWIQYKKNFRPPVTERVAFDPDCQTVHHREVLIDLRQVEAETFADQLRQLLDSWAPTMSPSRKLLESSFHEPGVRGDSAIAVVAPGAVEQQAVASAPGKEKLYLEPFQPARNSIIWSFNSLFWNALDKWEASFNKGYEVSLPGGVTDACNPDFVAESVKQLCRVLDDLRSRDQLPEQIFVLEIGVGNGTHARTWLDEFQRYTRDKPSYYDRLHYLMSDFSLCVLDAAREAVGPYLDKVSFLVMDATDPLKSLSFLRYKIMFIHISNVYDNLPSSELVRWDNQYYQVEVRAYLPLVEAEKIGEKYHLGGRDLVTTIIRFLRIGPEYFDDIDEGVRFWSDVWYALKLEERCVLLPDLTQLKLFDGFDGMDVQTLLEDVGGNIRMHLNEMALKSFMNTVPLLHPRGVFQVQDIFVTDLEQYYTGFRGPGKYDGSVVNWVNGPLLRLVGKRCGYDVHFQPFVYRQNSNITILTTSVRD; encoded by the coding sequence ATGCTTATCGAATTAAAGCCAATGAAACGAAAGAACGATGAGCAGGTAGCGGCCGTTTTGAGCGCGCTTGGCAAGGTAGCGGCTGACTATCATCAAAATCCCGCTTACCAGCAGCTTCTACGCAATGCTCATGTTTCTTTCGATTGGATTCAGTACAAGAAGAATTTCAGGCCACCGGTTACAGAGCGCGTGGCTTTCGACCCTGATTGCCAGACCGTTCATCACCGTGAAGTGTTGATTGATCTTCGCCAGGTCGAGGCAGAAACGTTCGCTGACCAGTTGCGCCAGTTGCTCGATAGCTGGGCGCCTACCATGTCTCCCTCCCGGAAATTGCTCGAATCCTCTTTCCATGAGCCCGGTGTTCGCGGCGATTCGGCTATAGCGGTAGTGGCTCCTGGCGCGGTAGAACAACAGGCGGTTGCCAGCGCCCCAGGTAAAGAAAAGCTCTACCTCGAACCATTTCAACCGGCCCGCAATAGCATTATCTGGTCGTTCAACAGCCTTTTCTGGAATGCTCTGGACAAATGGGAAGCCAGTTTCAACAAGGGTTACGAGGTATCCCTGCCGGGTGGCGTGACCGATGCCTGCAATCCCGATTTTGTGGCGGAGTCTGTGAAACAACTATGCCGGGTGCTCGACGATCTGCGCTCAAGAGACCAGCTGCCTGAACAGATCTTCGTGCTTGAGATAGGAGTGGGCAATGGCACCCATGCCCGCACCTGGCTTGACGAATTTCAGCGCTATACACGCGATAAGCCCTCTTACTATGATCGCCTGCATTACCTGATGAGCGATTTCTCCCTGTGCGTCCTCGATGCCGCGCGTGAGGCCGTCGGGCCATATCTCGATAAGGTGAGCTTCCTGGTGATGGATGCGACCGACCCGCTGAAAAGCCTCTCGTTTTTGCGCTACAAGATCATGTTTATTCACATCTCCAATGTCTACGATAACCTGCCCAGTAGCGAACTGGTCAGGTGGGATAACCAGTATTACCAGGTCGAGGTGAGGGCCTACCTGCCCCTTGTTGAGGCTGAGAAAATCGGCGAAAAGTATCACCTGGGCGGGCGCGACCTGGTGACCACTATCATCCGGTTTCTCAGGATTGGCCCGGAATACTTCGACGATATTGACGAGGGTGTTCGCTTCTGGAGCGATGTCTGGTACGCGCTCAAGCTAGAAGAGCGTTGCGTGCTGCTGCCTGATCTCACCCAGCTCAAGCTGTTTGATGGCTTTGATGGTATGGATGTGCAGACCCTGCTTGAGGATGTGGGTGGCAATATACGCATGCACCTGAACGAGATGGCGCTGAAAAGTTTCATGAATACCGTACCGTTGCTGCATCCACGCGGGGTTTTCCAGGTGCAGGATATTTTCGTGACCGACCTGGAACAATACTATACCGGGTTTCGCGGGCCGGGCAAGTACGACGGCTCGGTGGTCAACTGGGTGAATGGCCCTCTGCTACGGCTGGTCGGCAAACGCTGTGGGTATGATGTGCATTTCCAACCGTTCGTTTATCGTCAGAACTCGAATATTACGATCCTGACAACGAGTGTGAGGGACTGA
- a CDS encoding response regulator transcription factor: MKAHILVVDDDPRITDLLRRVLAYEGYSVVVAASGNEALDRALERPPDLIVLDLMLPGLDGLEVARRLRAAGDRVPILMLTARDAVADRVKGLETGADDYLVKPFAPEELVARVKALLRRSQEEQHEVLRYADVELDTGTRIAHRGTREIELSPTEYELLALFLRRPRQVLTREIILDRVWGLDFEGSSNVMEVYVGYLRAKLEAEGEPRLIHTVRGVGYVFKE; encoded by the coding sequence ATGAAAGCCCATATTCTTGTTGTGGATGACGACCCGCGCATCACCGATCTATTGCGGCGCGTGCTGGCGTATGAAGGATATAGTGTGGTCGTCGCGGCCAGCGGCAATGAGGCCCTGGATCGCGCACTGGAACGCCCTCCCGACCTCATTGTCCTGGATCTCATGCTGCCGGGACTGGATGGCCTGGAGGTCGCGCGGCGCCTGCGAGCAGCAGGCGACCGGGTGCCCATTCTAATGCTGACCGCGCGTGACGCGGTCGCCGATCGCGTGAAAGGTCTGGAAACAGGGGCCGACGACTACCTGGTGAAGCCATTTGCGCCTGAAGAATTGGTGGCACGTGTCAAGGCCTTACTGCGGCGCAGCCAGGAGGAGCAGCATGAGGTCTTACGTTATGCAGATGTCGAGTTAGATACGGGGACGCGCATCGCTCATCGCGGCACGCGTGAGATTGAATTATCCCCCACCGAGTATGAGTTGCTGGCCCTTTTTCTGCGGCGACCGCGCCAGGTTCTCACGCGCGAAATCATCCTGGACCGTGTCTGGGGATTGGACTTCGAAGGGTCGTCCAATGTGATGGAAGTGTACGTGGGCTATCTGCGCGCCAAACTGGAAGCGGAGGGCGAGCCCCGTCTGATCCATACTGTGCGCGGCGTTGGCTATGTCTTCAAAGAGTAA
- a CDS encoding YjbE family putative metal transport protein (Members of this highly hydrophobic protein family,regularly are found preceded by the yybP-ykoY manganese riboswitch (see RF00080). A metal cation transport function is proposed.): MLELLGTLGGIILIDLVLSGDNALVIGAAAAGLPRRQRWYAIVLGGGGAIILRIGFAILATFLLRLPLLQALGGVLLLFIAVRLLMGRGEPQRVKSAEQARGVAQNCSAPTAYPTEEKGFWAAFLTILIADVTMSLDNVLAIGALASGNLLLLAGGLLISIILLLVGSALVAELISRLPWLLDVAALALAWTAANMILDDIRLGPVFEHLPWTQIAIPAIAFVIVIVADILLRLRERQNIAPKNVR; encoded by the coding sequence TTGCTCGAATTGTTAGGCACGCTGGGTGGCATCATTCTGATTGACCTGGTACTTAGCGGAGATAATGCCCTGGTGATTGGTGCTGCCGCCGCCGGATTACCCCGGCGGCAGCGCTGGTATGCCATTGTGCTTGGCGGAGGTGGGGCCATCATCTTGCGTATTGGTTTTGCCATTCTCGCTACGTTCTTGTTACGGCTCCCTTTGCTTCAGGCGCTAGGTGGAGTTCTGCTACTTTTCATTGCTGTACGCCTGCTGATGGGACGAGGCGAGCCGCAACGGGTGAAATCTGCTGAACAGGCACGAGGAGTAGCTCAAAATTGCTCTGCCCCAACTGCGTATCCTACTGAGGAAAAAGGGTTCTGGGCGGCATTCTTGACCATTCTGATTGCTGATGTAACGATGAGCCTGGATAATGTGCTTGCCATTGGCGCTCTGGCTTCTGGCAACCTGCTGTTGCTAGCCGGAGGCTTGCTCATCAGTATCATACTGCTACTGGTGGGTAGTGCCCTGGTGGCCGAACTAATCAGCCGGTTACCCTGGCTGCTGGATGTCGCGGCACTCGCGCTGGCATGGACTGCGGCAAATATGATCCTGGATGATATTCGTTTGGGGCCAGTGTTTGAACATCTTCCATGGACGCAGATCGCTATTCCAGCAATTGCATTTGTAATTGTGATTGTGGCTGATATCCTCTTAAGGCTGCGTGAGAGGCAAAATATCGCCCCTAAAAACGTGCGGTGA
- a CDS encoding HAMP domain-containing sensor histidine kinase, translating into MPRSLRLRLLVGYGALLTLALGFFAVLIMVLTTDALNQGVESAINAEARIVTADLRRELSPASPYWPAQLSLPTVSSYSEPGVVIEILNAQGQALYPANSGTASMIPISADLFRSVLSGQQSPLYTTSVNGEQVRVGAFPIRVPGNGANTNGGDGTGPVIGVLVVAKSLSDVNATLMLIRVLLLVIGLGTLVFTLCGTWVLSTRVLRPLAEIVTTARAIAASTARGTRLGNLSQRVPEPGSHDEMALVVDTLNDMLASLESATQTQRRFVTDASHELRAPLTTIQGNLAFLQRHFEEIPPDERRAMLADAHGETLRLKELVEELLLLARADASMDITEEREERKALAGEKREPQSLVELDHALLQLVRQLRGRLTVDGSKLKLEIGHIEPVRVRGDEESLRRVMLILLDNALKYTHGNDGEGPGRVIVSLERVENQAVLRVQDTGIGIEPADLPHIFERFYRADRARSRHGTGLGLSIAQTIVDRLGGRITAESSPGQGSTFSMWLPLA; encoded by the coding sequence TTGCCTCGTTCCCTTCGCCTGCGCCTGCTAGTGGGGTATGGAGCGCTGCTTACTCTTGCCCTCGGCTTTTTCGCGGTTCTCATCATGGTTCTAACCACTGATGCCCTCAATCAAGGGGTGGAAAGCGCTATCAATGCGGAGGCCCGGATTGTCACTGCCGACCTGCGGCGCGAACTGAGTCCGGCATCTCCTTACTGGCCCGCGCAACTCTCCCTGCCGACTGTGAGTAGCTATAGCGAGCCGGGGGTTGTGATTGAAATTCTGAATGCCCAGGGACAGGCGCTCTATCCCGCGAATAGTGGGACAGCGTCGATGATTCCCATCAGCGCTGATCTGTTCCGGTCGGTGCTTTCTGGCCAACAATCCCCACTGTATACGACAAGTGTGAATGGAGAACAGGTACGAGTAGGAGCATTTCCCATTCGGGTACCGGGGAATGGAGCAAATACGAATGGGGGAGATGGGACAGGGCCGGTTATTGGCGTGTTGGTGGTGGCTAAATCGCTGAGCGATGTCAATGCCACGCTCATGCTCATACGCGTTTTGCTGCTGGTGATCGGTTTAGGAACGCTTGTCTTCACACTCTGTGGCACCTGGGTGTTATCCACTCGCGTATTGCGGCCACTTGCCGAAATCGTAACCACTGCTCGTGCCATTGCAGCTTCCACTGCCCGTGGGACGCGCCTGGGCAATCTGAGCCAGCGCGTGCCCGAGCCTGGGAGTCACGATGAGATGGCCCTGGTCGTCGATACCCTCAATGATATGCTGGCATCGTTAGAGAGCGCAACGCAAACACAGCGACGGTTCGTTACCGATGCCTCACACGAACTACGTGCCCCCCTGACGACGATTCAAGGCAACCTGGCATTCTTGCAACGCCATTTTGAAGAGATTCCCCCAGATGAACGCCGCGCTATGCTCGCCGATGCGCATGGGGAAACATTACGGCTCAAGGAACTGGTGGAGGAATTGCTGCTGCTGGCCCGCGCTGATGCCAGCATGGATATCACAGAGGAAAGAGAAGAGAGGAAGGCGCTGGCCGGAGAAAAGAGAGAGCCGCAATCCCTTGTCGAACTCGATCATGCCCTCCTTCAACTCGTGCGCCAACTGCGCGGGCGCTTAACCGTTGATGGGTCAAAGCTGAAGCTGGAAATCGGCCATATAGAGCCGGTGCGCGTGCGTGGCGATGAGGAAAGCCTGCGCCGTGTGATGCTCATCCTGCTCGACAACGCGCTGAAATATACTCATGGAAACGATGGGGAGGGTCCTGGCCGTGTGATCGTCTCGCTGGAGCGGGTGGAGAATCAAGCCGTCCTGCGGGTGCAGGATACAGGTATTGGCATTGAGCCTGCTGACCTGCCGCATATCTTCGAGCGTTTCTACCGCGCTGATCGCGCTCGTTCGCGTCATGGAACAGGGTTAGGTCTTTCCATTGCGCAAACCATTGTGGATCGATTGGGAGGACGGATCACTGCTGAGAGTAGTCCGGGCCAGGGAAGTACCTTCAGCATGTGGCTGCCACTCGCCTGA
- a CDS encoding cupin domain-containing protein — protein sequence MAQYSTEVRLNPADEMIQVGKLQIRFLVTGAQSNGSVAVFELTVPAGEKLPAPAHSHDAYEETLYGLEGVTTWTVDDVSIEVGPGQVLCIPRGAVHTFANHGTVDAKSLAVLSPAVIGPEFFREMGAVIDAAGGTPDRTKMAEVMLRHGLTPGIGPGGMSF from the coding sequence ATGGCTCAATATAGTACAGAGGTTCGGCTGAATCCTGCTGATGAGATGATCCAGGTTGGCAAGCTACAGATCCGTTTCCTGGTCACCGGCGCTCAATCTAATGGCAGCGTCGCAGTCTTCGAGTTGACTGTTCCTGCTGGAGAGAAGCTTCCTGCCCCGGCACATAGTCACGATGCATATGAAGAAACACTTTATGGGCTCGAAGGGGTTACTACCTGGACGGTCGATGATGTATCCATCGAGGTGGGGCCTGGACAGGTGTTGTGCATACCACGTGGCGCGGTTCATACTTTCGCCAATCATGGCACGGTAGATGCGAAGTCGCTAGCTGTCCTGAGCCCGGCTGTGATTGGGCCGGAGTTCTTTCGCGAGATGGGTGCTGTGATCGATGCCGCCGGCGGAACTCCCGACCGGACAAAGATGGCGGAAGTGATGCTTCGACACGGCCTTACCCCCGGGATCGGTCCCGGGGGCATGTCATTCTGA
- a CDS encoding Swt1 family HEPN domain-containing protein: MAQSNYERVGRALSLLKQGLQPFVERQMQATYGSRWQYEAVQALRDQHIGDDGLHLDSQALLLIIWDQWQPVFRNVLGHAERSLVSELRETRNEWAHQRPFSTDDAYRALDSIQRLLNAVSAAQEAGEVERQKQELLRQRFEEQARNETRKVSATSVEGRPGMGLRPWREVITPHPDVASGRYESAEFAADLGQVARGLGAQEYRDPRAFYQRTYLTYGLRRLLIDALQRLDGSGGNPVVDLQTNFGGGKTHSLLALYHLFSGVPASELAGLDAVLREAGVAKPPEAQRAVLVGYELSPGIPRPKPDGCIVNTLWGELAWQLLGKDGFAMVAEADRQGVSPGSDVLRELFAAAAPCLILIDEWVVYARQLYNISGLPGGSFDANLSFAQSLTEAAKAAPRTLLVATIPASDAETGGEGGREAAERLKRIFGRVESPWRPADAEEGFEIVRRRLFQNIADPASFVARDAVARAFVEFYRGQPQEFPAVCGEADYERRIRHAYPIHPELFDRLYTDWSSIEGFQRTRGVLRLMAAVVHALWEGQDNSILIMPATVPVAAPKVQYELTRYLENSWVPVIESEVDGTNALPARLDRENPNLGRYSACRRVARTIYLGSAPTLRSQNRGLPVRQINLGCTQPGESVAIFGDALRRLADSSAYLTVEGQRYWYSTQPTVARLAQDRAAQYSDEEVLDKIEERVRAEQANRGDFARVHPCPASSSDVADDDMAARLVILKPRFSHALHDAQSSGMAQARDILNTRGDALRHYRNTLVFLAADRARLEDLKQGMRQFLAWESILRDSESLNLDASQRNQASTRLKSAEETVKARIPETYIWLLVPEQLDTHQPESIEEYRLQPQPQSPLASNASRKLRTEDLLLTQYAGTLLRGKMDEIPLWRGDHVTVKELAEFFARYLYLPRLKNTEVLLAAIREGVQSLTWEQETFAYADSYDAERQRYLGLKAGQQVQVALNSNAVVVKPEAAARQFVADAQVTQQAATALTYTAPGASSAKSPAVSERGGSTLLEPARPTATPSSTEQTTLPAERTPQAQRFHGSIKLNPRMMAGNAGTIMDEVVRHLTAIYGADVQVTLEIQATIPAVPDDIKRTIEENCRTLRFESFDFEEE; this comes from the coding sequence ATGGCACAGAGCAACTACGAGCGCGTGGGGCGCGCATTGAGCCTGTTGAAGCAGGGGTTGCAGCCTTTTGTGGAGCGCCAGATGCAGGCTACCTATGGCTCGCGCTGGCAGTACGAGGCGGTGCAGGCGCTGCGCGATCAGCATATCGGCGACGATGGCCTGCACCTGGATTCACAGGCGCTGCTGCTGATCATCTGGGATCAGTGGCAGCCGGTGTTCAGGAACGTGCTGGGACACGCGGAGCGCTCGCTGGTGAGCGAACTGCGCGAGACGCGCAACGAGTGGGCGCACCAGCGTCCTTTCAGCACCGACGACGCCTACCGCGCGCTCGATAGCATTCAGCGCCTGCTCAACGCCGTCTCCGCCGCGCAGGAGGCAGGTGAGGTGGAGCGGCAGAAACAGGAACTGTTGCGCCAGCGATTTGAAGAGCAGGCGCGCAACGAGACACGCAAGGTCTCCGCTACCTCCGTCGAGGGACGACCGGGCATGGGGCTGCGTCCCTGGCGCGAGGTGATTACGCCCCATCCCGATGTCGCTTCCGGTCGTTACGAGTCCGCCGAGTTTGCCGCCGACCTGGGACAGGTGGCTCGCGGCCTCGGCGCGCAGGAGTACCGCGACCCACGCGCCTTCTACCAGCGCACCTACCTGACCTATGGCCTGCGCCGCTTGCTGATCGATGCCCTGCAGCGCCTCGATGGTAGTGGTGGCAACCCGGTGGTCGACCTGCAAACCAACTTTGGTGGCGGCAAGACGCACTCGCTGCTGGCGCTGTACCATCTCTTCTCAGGCGTACCGGCCTCCGAACTGGCCGGTCTTGACGCAGTGCTGCGCGAAGCTGGAGTAGCAAAACCGCCGGAGGCGCAGCGTGCCGTGCTGGTAGGCTACGAACTCTCGCCGGGTATACCGCGTCCCAAACCAGATGGCTGCATAGTGAACACGCTGTGGGGCGAACTGGCCTGGCAACTGCTCGGCAAGGATGGCTTCGCGATGGTGGCCGAGGCGGATCGGCAGGGTGTCAGTCCCGGCTCGGACGTGCTACGCGAACTATTTGCGGCAGCGGCCCCTTGCCTCATTCTCATCGACGAATGGGTGGTCTATGCCCGCCAGCTGTATAATATCTCCGGCCTGCCCGGCGGCTCGTTCGACGCCAATCTCAGCTTCGCGCAGTCGCTGACCGAGGCGGCCAAAGCGGCCCCGCGCACACTGCTGGTGGCGACCATTCCTGCTTCCGATGCCGAAACAGGCGGCGAAGGCGGTCGCGAAGCCGCCGAACGACTCAAGCGTATCTTTGGGCGCGTCGAGTCGCCCTGGCGACCGGCCGATGCCGAGGAGGGCTTTGAGATCGTGCGCCGTCGCCTGTTCCAGAATATCGCCGACCCGGCCAGCTTTGTCGCGCGCGATGCCGTCGCTCGAGCCTTCGTCGAATTCTACCGCGGCCAGCCGCAAGAATTTCCCGCCGTCTGTGGTGAGGCCGATTACGAACGGCGCATTCGTCATGCCTATCCCATCCATCCCGAACTCTTTGACCGGCTCTATACCGACTGGTCAAGTATCGAGGGGTTCCAGCGGACACGCGGCGTGCTGCGCCTGATGGCCGCGGTTGTGCATGCGCTGTGGGAGGGCCAGGATAACAGCATCCTCATCATGCCCGCAACGGTGCCGGTGGCCGCGCCCAAAGTGCAATACGAACTGACCCGTTACCTGGAGAATAGCTGGGTGCCGGTGATTGAGAGCGAAGTCGATGGTACGAACGCGCTCCCAGCACGCCTGGACCGTGAGAATCCGAACCTGGGGCGCTATTCGGCCTGCCGCCGTGTGGCCCGCACCATCTACCTCGGCTCAGCTCCCACGCTGCGCAGCCAGAACCGGGGGTTGCCGGTGCGACAGATCAACCTGGGCTGCACACAGCCGGGAGAGAGCGTTGCCATTTTCGGCGATGCCCTGCGCCGTCTCGCCGATTCCTCGGCCTATCTGACGGTGGAGGGGCAACGCTACTGGTACAGCACGCAGCCCACGGTCGCCCGCCTGGCGCAGGATCGCGCCGCGCAGTACTCTGATGAAGAGGTACTCGATAAAATCGAAGAACGTGTGCGGGCCGAGCAGGCCAATCGCGGCGATTTTGCTCGCGTGCATCCCTGCCCGGCGTCCAGCAGCGATGTCGCCGACGACGACATGGCGGCACGACTGGTGATCCTCAAGCCGCGATTTTCCCACGCCCTGCACGATGCGCAGAGCAGCGGCATGGCACAGGCACGGGATATCCTCAACACACGGGGAGATGCGCTGCGTCACTACCGCAACACGCTGGTCTTCCTGGCGGCTGATCGCGCGCGATTGGAAGACTTGAAGCAGGGGATGCGACAATTCCTGGCGTGGGAGTCGATCCTGCGGGATAGCGAGTCGCTCAACCTGGACGCCTCGCAGCGCAACCAGGCCAGCACGCGCCTGAAGAGTGCGGAGGAAACGGTGAAGGCGCGCATCCCCGAAACCTACATCTGGTTGCTTGTCCCCGAGCAACTTGATACGCACCAGCCGGAGAGCATCGAGGAGTATCGCTTGCAGCCCCAGCCACAAAGTCCGCTGGCGAGCAACGCCAGTCGCAAGCTGCGCACGGAAGATCTCCTGCTCACGCAATACGCCGGAACCCTGCTGCGCGGCAAAATGGACGAGATTCCCCTCTGGCGCGGCGATCATGTCACCGTCAAAGAACTGGCCGAATTTTTCGCCCGCTACCTCTACCTGCCACGCCTGAAGAATACCGAGGTGCTGCTGGCGGCCATCCGCGAAGGCGTGCAATCGCTTACCTGGGAGCAGGAAACGTTTGCCTACGCCGACAGCTACGACGCCGAGCGCCAGCGCTATCTCGGTCTCAAGGCGGGCCAGCAGGTGCAGGTCGCGCTCAACAGCAATGCCGTCGTAGTGAAACCCGAAGCCGCCGCGAGGCAGTTCGTGGCTGACGCCCAGGTCACTCAACAGGCCGCCACGGCACTTACCTATACGGCACCCGGCGCAAGCAGCGCGAAATCGCCCGCGGTCAGCGAGCGCGGCGGCTCAACCCTTCTGGAGCCTGCCCGCCCAACAGCAACGCCATCCTCAACGGAGCAGACAACACTTCCGGCAGAACGAACACCGCAGGCGCAACGCTTTCACGGCTCAATCAAACTCAATCCACGCATGATGGCGGGAAATGCCGGGACGATCATGGACGAGGTCGTGCGCCACCTGACCGCCATCTATGGAGCAGACGTGCAGGTGACGCTGGAAATTCAGGCCACCATCCCTGCCGTCCCCGATGACATCAAACGCACCATCGAGGAGAACTGCCGCACGCTGCGCTTCGAGAGCTTTGATTTTGAAGAGGAATGA